In Gigantopelta aegis isolate Gae_Host unplaced genomic scaffold, Gae_host_genome ctg3082_pilon_pilon, whole genome shotgun sequence, one genomic interval encodes:
- the LOC121391905 gene encoding LOW QUALITY PROTEIN: GDP-mannose 4,6 dehydratase-like (The sequence of the model RefSeq protein was modified relative to this genomic sequence to represent the inferred CDS: inserted 4 bases in 2 codons) gives MVQPEQPHYKVAFITGITGQDGSYLLXLLLSKGYQVHGVIRRSSXFNTGRISHLYDDPALRTGGGLHLHYGDLTDSSSLVKLISEIRPLEVYNLAAQSHVKLSFDLSEYTADVDGVGTLRLLDAIRTCGLEKHIKFYQASTSELFGKVQEIPQKETTPFYPRSPYAAAKLYAYWVVVNYREAYGMFACNGILFNHESPRRGENFVTRKVTRSVAQIYLGHRQSFSLGNLDSKRDWGHARDYVEAMWLMLQQDEPDDFVIATNRTHSVRHMVELSFKEINMEIIWQGKGTEEQGIEKATGKVRVTIDPKYYRPTEVDLLLGDASKAKEKFGWEPKIKFEDLVKEMVKADIELLGKNPTA, from the exons ATGGTGCAGCCTGAGCAGCCACACT ATAAAGTTGCTTTTATAACAGGAATAACTGGACAG GATGGGTCCTACTTACT ATTATTGTTGAGCAAGGGCTATCAA GTACATGGTGTGATTAGAAGGTCTAG TTTTAATACGGGTAGAATCAGTCATTTATATGATGATCCTGCACTCCGCACAGGAGGAG GTCTTCATCTACATTATGGTGACTTAACTGATAGTTCATCACTTGTAAAGCTAATATCAGAG attcGACCTCTTGAAGTCTATAACTTGGCTGCTCAGAGTCATGTCAAG TTGTCCTttgatttaagtgaatataCAGCTGATGTAGATGGTGTTGGTACTCTACGTCTTCTTGATGCTATAAGAACATGTGGTCTCGAAAAGCACATCAAATTTTACCAG GCCTCTACTAGTGAACTGTTTGGTAAAGTACAGGAAATACCTCAAAAGGAGACAACACCATTTTATCCTCGTTCTCCTTATG CTGCAGCAAAGTTATATGCATACTGGGTTGTTGTCAACTATCGTGAAGCTTATGGTATGTTTGCTTGTAATGGCATACTTTTCAATCACGAGAGCCCTAGAAGAG GAGAAAACTTTGTCACTCGTAAAGTGACTCGAAGTGTAGCTCAGATTTATCTTGGCCACAGACAATCA TTTTCTTTGGGAAATTTAGATTCCAAACGGGACTGGGGGCATGCACGAGATTATGTTGAA gCTATGTGGTTGATGTTACAACAAGATGAACCTGATGACTTTGTTATAGCTACTAATAGAACTCACAGTGTGCGACATATGGTTGAATTATCCTTCAAAGAAATTAATATGGAAATCAT TTGGCAGGGTAAAGGTACAGAGGAACAAGGAATAGAGAAAGCAACTGGAAAAGTACGGGTCACAATTGACCCCAAGTATTACCGTCCAACTGAAGTG GACTTGCTATTGGGAGATGCATCTAAAGCTAAAGAAAAATTTGGTTGGGAACCCAAGATAAAATTTGAG GATCTTGTTAAAGAAATGGTCAAGGCTGATATTGAACTACTTGGTAAAAACCCAACAGCTTAA
- the LOC121391903 gene encoding transcription initiation factor TFIID subunit 11-like, with product MGKKKKEETKDEPAEDKPPSSKKAKVEHVLEGKSEEEVLPNEDNTVAQSIFYFQGTKDGGGKKLQLLVSAFNSQQLDQYEIFRRSTFQKSNVRKLMQSIVGGSVSQNVVIAMAGMAKVYVGEIVEAACQARDNRNEGGPLRPKHIRESVRKIKTEK from the exons ATggggaagaagaaaaaggaggaGACAAAAGATGAACCAGCTGAAGATAAACCGCCATCATCTAAGAAAGCCAAGGTTGAACATGTGCTTGAAGGGAAATCAGAAGAAGAAGTATTACCAAATGAAGACAACACAGTTgcacaaagtatatttta CTTCCAAGGAACAAAAGATGGAGGCGGAAAAAAACTCCAGCTGCTTGTGTCAGCATTTAATAGTCAACAACTTGACCAATATGAAATATTTCGACGTTCCACATTTCAAAAGAGCAATGTCAG gaaactTATGCAGTCTATTGTAGGAGGATCTGTGTCCCAAAACGTTGTCATAGCGATGGCTGGTATGGCTAAAGTGTATGTTGGAGAGATAGTGGAAGCAGCCTGTCAAGCTAGAGATAATAGAAATGAAGGAGGACCCCTACGTCCTAAACATATCCGAGAATCTGTTCGAAAAATTAAGacagaaaaataa